The stretch of DNA TCGGCGGCTTCGACCTCCCAATAGGTGCTCGCGGTGTCGACGACGACGATGTCCAGGTCGGGATTGAGCAGGGTCCCCGTGTCCGGGGGCCGCTCGTTGCGGTCGATCTGCAGGTAGGACACCACCGAACCGTCCCGATCCGTGCGCCGCGTCTCCCGCAGGTACATGCCTACGCATATGCCTACGCACTGCGGAAGTCGGGGCTGGCGCGGGCGATCTCGTGCATCTGACGTAGAGACTGCTCAGCCTCTGACGTAGAGACAACTCCGGCTTCTGACGGCTCCGCCGGGACGGAGCAGGCGCGAGGCTTTCAGGGTGAAACAAGAGCGCATCCGGGTCGCTGTGGTTGATGACCATGGGGTGTTTGCCGAAGCCTTGGCAACCCGACTTTCCGCTGAGCCCGACCTCGAGGTCGTCGGGACGGCTGGGTCATCTGCGGAGGCTCTGGAGCTCTTCTCGCACCATGAGATTGACGTTGTGACCGTTGAACTGGTCGTCGCGGGTGAGAACGGGTTGACGCTCGGACGCCAGTTGTTGGACCAGTGGCCCGACCTCGGGATCTTGGTCGTCACAGGTGCGGCCGATGGCGACCGGGTCTGCGAGGCAGTGCAGATGGGAGTCCGGGGCTGGGTGGCCAAGCAGGGCGCGGTAGAGGCGCTGCTCATCGCGGTTCGGGGGGCGGCCCGCGGAGAGACCCACCTGCCGGCGGCTTTGTTAACCCGAGTCCTGGCCTCCCTGTCGGATCGGGGGAGGTGGATGCCCGAGGCCGAGGCTATTGCACTCCTGACGGCGCGAGAGCTCGACGTATTGCACTGTCTGATGGACGGAAGGGCTCGCAACGAGATTGCTGGACTACTGCACATCTCGCCGAACACCGTCCGCACCCACATCCAGAGCATCTTGCACAAGCTCAACGTCCACTCCGCCCTCACCGCAGTGGCGTTCGCTCGCCGGGCGGGAGTGGAGCGGGTCCGGGAGGACGAGGTGATTCCCCCGAATGACCTACCTCGCCTGGTCCGGACAAGGGGTTCACTCCTCGTCAGATCTTCCTAACTCCGACACGACTACGCAGAGAGCAGATCAGAATGGTGCAGATCGCAACCAGGCCACGAGCACGTCATCATCCGAAGCCTGTGACTCGTGTTCCCTCTGTCCGTATTCCCTTTGTCCGTACACAGATCTGCAACGAAGCCTGCCAGGCCGTTCAGCAGGTACTGGCCTCGGGCTGGGTCACCAGCGGCCAGCAGGTCATCGAGTTCGAGAGGGAGTTCGCCGAGCACGTCGGAGCACGACGCGCCGTCGCCGTCAGTTCCTGCACCGCGGCGCTGGAGCTCGCCCTTCGCGCCTTGCACCTGCCGGTCGGGTCCCGGGTCCTGATGTCCACTGTCACCTTCTGTGGCGCTGCTTCGGCCATCGTCCACGCGGGACTGCAGCCGGTGCTGGTCGACGTCGACCCCATCACGGCGATGCCGTCGACACAGACCGTGGCCGCCGCAGCCAGGGCCGTCAAGGGGGTCAAGGCCATGGTCGTGGTTCACCTCGGTGGGCTGCCAACCGACGTGGGCGAGATGGCTGAAGCTGCGGGAATCACTTTGGACCACGTGATCGAGGACGCCGCCCACGCGCTGGGCACGGTCGTGGGCGACCGGGCCGTCGGCACCATCTCGCGTGCGACGTGCTTCAGCTTCTACGCGACCAAGAACCTCGCCATCGGTGAGGGCGGCATGCTGACCACCGATGACCACGAGCTTGCGGACGAGGTGGACAGAGTTCGGCTTCACGGGATGTCCAGGGACGCCTGGAAGCGGTACCTGCCCGGTGGCAGCTGGCGCTACGACGTCAAGGAGGACGGGCTCAAGGCCAACATGACCGATGTCCAGGCGGCCATCGGTCGGGCCCAGCTCCGGCGGTTCGAGTCGACCCAGGCACGACGCGCAGACGTGGCCGCGCGATACGACTCGCTCATCGCGGAGATCCCCGGACTGACCAGGCCCCCTCGGCCCACGTCGGGCAGGCACGCCTGGCACCTTTATGCCGTCCGCGTACGTCCAGACTTCGGTGTCAGTCGCGACGCCCTGATCACCGCGCTGGACGAGCGAGGGATCGGCACCTCTGTGCATTTCATTCCGGTTCATCGACTCACCTGGTTCAGCCAGTTCTGTGAACTGGCGCCTGGCGGCTTCCCCGGCGCTGAGAGCGTGTTTGCCCAGACGCTGTCCCTACCCATGGACCAGGTCCTCACCGATGAGGACGTCGACACTGTGTGCGCCACGCTCGCGGAGATTGGAGGGTCGCGATGAGCAACGCGATCGCGTTGGACTGGAGCCCCTCGGACATCGGGTACATGCCGACAACCCAGCCAGGCCTGCGAACGCTGATCGTGGGGGCAGGCGAGGCGGGCCGCGCGTTGGCGCGGGATCTGAAACGCGTCGACTCCTTCGGGCTGGCGCCCATCGGTTTCCTGGACGACGACGAGTCCAAGCAGGTGGTTCGTCGACTCC from Actinomycetes bacterium encodes:
- a CDS encoding response regulator transcription factor, which gives rise to MKQERIRVAVVDDHGVFAEALATRLSAEPDLEVVGTAGSSAEALELFSHHEIDVVTVELVVAGENGLTLGRQLLDQWPDLGILVVTGAADGDRVCEAVQMGVRGWVAKQGAVEALLIAVRGAARGETHLPAALLTRVLASLSDRGRWMPEAEAIALLTARELDVLHCLMDGRARNEIAGLLHISPNTVRTHIQSILHKLNVHSALTAVAFARRAGVERVREDEVIPPNDLPRLVRTRGSLLVRSS
- a CDS encoding DegT/DnrJ/EryC1/StrS aminotransferase family protein; this translates as MTRVPSVRIPFVRTQICNEACQAVQQVLASGWVTSGQQVIEFEREFAEHVGARRAVAVSSCTAALELALRALHLPVGSRVLMSTVTFCGAASAIVHAGLQPVLVDVDPITAMPSTQTVAAAARAVKGVKAMVVVHLGGLPTDVGEMAEAAGITLDHVIEDAAHALGTVVGDRAVGTISRATCFSFYATKNLAIGEGGMLTTDDHELADEVDRVRLHGMSRDAWKRYLPGGSWRYDVKEDGLKANMTDVQAAIGRAQLRRFESTQARRADVAARYDSLIAEIPGLTRPPRPTSGRHAWHLYAVRVRPDFGVSRDALITALDERGIGTSVHFIPVHRLTWFSQFCELAPGGFPGAESVFAQTLSLPMDQVLTDEDVDTVCATLAEIGGSR